In the Podospora bellae-mahoneyi strain CBS 112042 chromosome 4, whole genome shotgun sequence genome, one interval contains:
- a CDS encoding hypothetical protein (EggNog:ENOG503PPZH; COG:S), whose protein sequence is MRYLPKVALATIASSLFLPPAFSLPQAGSVPDAAPLPWVTINPQGDAVTIIPKVITTEGHRATLSNPPAHLISTATYTLSPDGRLSTYTGLAPVATATTNPDNNNNNNTDDDDDDESAAFLACQSDKGHDEPFCLPRRGSSLIAGRTYYITWSPSYFSPQSTPLTLHIFFSSSSLSQQTGINLTPIPIPASVGFYAWTIPLNFPTTSPISFALQHNDTTTEEANDIVTVSGPTVNVFSSDPNPEPSASGVGNGTNHLAIVLPIVIIAILIGLAGFCFLFRRRKGRWPVIGERARSSGSGYTGQGGRRVQEDQVGGGVVTGDNKSETNIGVELTDRDSWSPTSPNSPSRGRNVFREEVERQERLARGG, encoded by the exons ATGAGATACCTGCCCAAAGTCGCGCTTGCGACAATAGCCTCCTCCCTATTCCTACCACCAGCTTTCTCCCTCCCACAAGCTGGATCAGTCCCCGACGCCGCCCCTCTCCCCTGGGtgaccatcaacccccaaggCGACGCCGtaaccatcatccccaaagtCATCACCACTGAAGGCCACCgcgccaccctctccaacccgcCCGCCCACCTCATCTCCACCGCAACCTATACCCTATCCCCCGACGGCCGTCTCTCAACCTACACCGGCCTCGCCCCAGTAGCAACCGCCACAACCAAccccgacaacaacaacaacaacaacactgacgacgacgacgacgacgaatccgccgccttcctcgcctgccaATCCGACAAAGGCCACGACGAGCCCTTCTGCCTCCCCCGCCGcggctcctccctcatcgccggGCGCACATATTACA TAACCTGGTCTCCCTCCTACTTCTCCccccaatcaacccccctcaccctccacatcttcttttcctcctcttctttgtCTCAACAAACAGGCATCAAtctcacccccatccccatccccgcctCGGTCGGCTTCTACGCCTGGACCATCCCCCTCAAtttccccaccacctcccccatctccttcgCCCTCCAGCacaacgacaccaccaccgaggaagCAAACGACATCGTCACCGTTTCCGGCCCGACAGTCAACGTCTTTTCCTCCGATCCCAACCCTGAACCATCAGCCTCGGGGGTTGGCAACGGGACCAACCACCTGGCTATTGTCCTCCCTATTGTCATCATTGCCATCTTGATCGGGCTGGCAgggttttgcttcttgttccGTCGTCGAAAGGGGAGGTGGCCTGTGATTGGCGAGAGGGCGAGGTCATCAGGGAGTGGGTATACCGGacagggagggaggagggtgcaAGAGGAccaggttggagggggggtggtgacggggGATAACAAATCCGAGACCAACATTGGGGTGGAGCTCACCGATCGGGACAGCTGGTCGCCTACCTCGCCCAACTCGCCGAGCAGAGGGAGGAATGTGTttagggaggaggtggagaggcaggagaggttggctagggggggttga